The Mucilaginibacter yixingensis genome window below encodes:
- a CDS encoding 3-oxoacyl-ACP synthase yields the protein MSNLKTNLHRLCLDIVEQRMETGRQALKSAEDGAEQETKSSAGDKYETAREMMQQEKNRAMAQLNEANKLLVALQGISTNGEAEKVQAGSVISTDKGNFYLSISAGVIKFEGKDYFAVSPASPIGTKLMGKQKGDSFDMNGKHYQIINVI from the coding sequence ATGTCTAATTTAAAAACCAACCTTCACCGGCTTTGTCTTGACATTGTGGAGCAGCGCATGGAAACAGGGCGGCAAGCGCTCAAATCAGCAGAGGATGGTGCCGAGCAGGAAACCAAGAGCAGTGCGGGAGACAAGTATGAGACCGCCCGCGAGATGATGCAGCAGGAAAAAAACCGAGCGATGGCCCAACTGAACGAGGCCAATAAATTGCTGGTTGCGCTGCAAGGCATCAGCACCAATGGCGAGGCCGAAAAGGTTCAAGCCGGAAGCGTAATCAGTACAGATAAGGGCAACTTCTATTTGTCTATCAGCGCAGGGGTGATTAAGTTTGAGGGGAAAGATTATTTTGCGGTATCGCCGGCATCGCCCATCGGCACAAAACTAATGGGCAAGCAAAAAGGCGACAGCTTTGATATGAACGGCAAACACTACCAAATTATAAACGTCATCTAA